The following coding sequences lie in one Lacerta agilis isolate rLacAgi1 chromosome 4, rLacAgi1.pri, whole genome shotgun sequence genomic window:
- the NR0B1 gene encoding nuclear receptor subfamily 0 group B member 1 — protein MACVERCHCCAGSRRQSSILYNILKSEEQRQRQAGSEQPPPPPPQPPPPPPPPPPSPGGHAAGPGCSCGSQKRVALQSPQVACKAASAVLVKTLRFVKNVPCFQELPLDEQLVLVRSCWAPLLVLGLAQDRVHFETVETTEPSMLHRILTDKRAEEERQQQQQQHRPRRQQQHHQVLLLHKTQEKLAAATCGSSSSSSSPKLPSAGEIQAIKGFLGKCWSLDISTKEYAYLKGTVLFNPDLPGLHCVQYIQGLQQEAQQALNEHVRMIHRGDQTRFAKLNAALSMLRSINANVIAELFFRPIIGTVNMDDMLLEMLCAKL, from the exons ATGGCGTGCGTGGAGAGATGCCACTGCTGCGCGGGCAGCCGGCGGCAGAGCAGCATCCTCTACAATATCCTGAAAAGCgaggagcagcggcagcggcaggcgGGAAGCGAGCAGCCGCCGCCTCCACCGccacagccgccgccgccgcctcctcctccaccgcctAGTCCGGGCGGGCACGCGGCGGGTCCCGGCTGCTCGTGCGGCTCGCAGAAGCGCGTGGCTCTGCAGAGCCCGCAGGTGGCGTGCAAGGCGGCTTCGGCGGTGCTGGTGAAAACGCTGCGCTTCGTCAAGAACGTGCCCTGCTTCCAGGAGCTGCCCCTGGACGAGCAGCTGGTGCTGGTGCGCAGCTGCTGGGCTCCGCTGCTCGTGCTGGGGCTGGCCCAGGACCGCGTGCACTTCGAGACGGTGGAGACCACGGAGCCCAGCATGCTGCACAGGATCTTGACCGACAAGCGGGCCgaagaggagaggcagcagcagcagcagcagcaccggccgcggcggcagcagcagcaccaccaagTCCTGCTGCTGCACAAGACCCAGGAGAAGCTGGCGGCGGCGacctgtggcagcagcagcagcagcagcagcccgaaGCTCCCGTCGGCAGGGGAGATCCAAGCCATCAAAGGCTTCCTGGGCAAGTGCTGGAGCCTGGACATCAGCACCAAGGAGTACGCCTACCTCAAGGGGACGGTGCTCTTCAATCCGG ATCTGCCTGGGCTGCACTGTGTACAGTACATCCAGGGACTGCAGCAAGAAGCACAGCAAGCCCTAAATGAACATGTCAGAATGATTCACAGAGGGGATCAGACTAGATTTGCCAAACTGAATGCGGCTCTGTCTATGCTCAGATCTATTAATGCTAATGTTATTGCCGAACTTTTCTTTAGGCCTATCATTGGAACAGTGAATATGGATGACATGCTGTTGGAGATGCTTTGTGCAAAATTATGA